The following coding sequences are from one Paenibacillus tundrae window:
- a CDS encoding S8 family serine peptidase: MIKAKRLRKPLSLGLSLLLALSIVQPVSADNTSSQKMDMKSGAAKVTTSKVNAKLNTQFENKDYVTYLVKMKEQVDTTKVSQQAMEQATIQKMTASATKLSVRTSVVGSLRETASRTQYNLERLLEEELELGKVKEYKSYFIVNSLVVTSTKDVMEQIALHSEVDKILPNEERFLQKVEINKEKADEAAKATAATENVEWNIDYINAPAVWEKGIDGTGIVVANLDSGVDYTHPALRNQWRGIDASGNIVNPELSWYDPHSRASLPADGDGHGTHTMGTMVGAEADGSNQIGVAPGAKWIGVRIFNPSTTDAIILDGGQWLLAPVDAEGNLHPELAPDVVNNSWGGGPGLDEWFRPMVQAWRDAQIFPEFSAGNVTLTNPGGPGSVANPANYPESFATGATDINGNLGSFSLLGPSPYDEIKPDVAAPGVNIRSAVPGGGYEGGWDGTSMAGPHTTALAALLLQANHSLNVDQLEQIIMDTATPATDQRYPTSPNNGYGHGIINALDAVGSVVEGIGTVSGRVVTAGDDLEEPVLEHTPVNSAFSGIDVPLTAHVTDNVAVLSVEAFARTKGTDTYVYLPMQRITGDSKDGTYSATIPSFLVESPGLEYYIRVNDYGNNGFDSKVYDVAVSNGVQPGYIQDFEENDLGFTSGGPGNTWAWGAPTSGPKQAYSGEKLIATNLEGTYAANSNAYLLAPPIDLTESPEGAILSFKHWFDLENNIDFGKVYIATEDRDFAFEEILSFTGAGGDWKTQFVDLREYAGQQVFIKFNLTSDNSIQKAGWYIDDFSIQAPDDIAPAAPSALSATKDILGNVTLSWTGPEDEDLKSYVVYRSSSSGENYEAIGDTTATTFIDTATVTDTTYYYTVAALDYSGNESEKSNEASVTVEVPEDIYTDSFDGDSDNGWTHAGTKDEWERGVPVNGPASAVSAPNVWATDLDSTYENGSNYSLVSPVVDLTELPEATLTFNHWYEIEGGYDYGYVEATTDGGATWSELGKFSHNTIGKQWTPVFYDLKALTGHEAQFRFRLTSDNSVVKQGWYIDDFRILGIATATVTTDHAVVLSGDKPKPVYDNPWYKITRTDKYEFNKTKQEAPKQEQPQDGSVSPLSLPASATVTVLETGRSVKTDSATGRYSFTHVAGEYTLKAEAYGYYPRTERVTITDGGGAKANFNLEAIPHGEIQGIVTDERSGKPIAGATVLVLEDAQVGAIRSGTDGSFVLEVLEGTYTLSVVATDYYSKKVNVTVPGNGTVQSNVTLKPFIGFPGEIAYDDGTAENARAFVAANNAWAVRMTPDLATAQLTGASFRFWNTEWPLPGGTAFQYAVYDASGAAGAPGRLLAGPFDGTALRNDQWTTVEFPESVVVEGDFYIVYVQTTEGTLAPGLATDETGVNAGRSWQRVNGNWTTAPAEEGNYMIRAIVKYPVNAPVITTSVKGTYTNKTKITVNGTSPASGAEARIYNGGKVVGTTQVVNGKFTHEVNLQSGVNALTAEVIVNGKATDRSLPVVVILDKTAPVLNILTPEEGSRTNAEVVHVTGNVVEAFLDTVTVNGQKVTVGQDRSFSHRVLVNEGKNTITITAKDLAGNITTITRIVQVETVLPEITNIMPAEDVRITSGESVTVSFESAPNLQASFRIELPLDLQARAGIPLTESSPGHYTGTYTTPESLVLDGGVIVIKVRDAAGNETEIEAAGRLHVSAPNAVESPSEIPDTPGAEDVDSPTDVDNDAEPIT, encoded by the coding sequence TTGATAAAAGCAAAACGGTTACGTAAGCCCCTCTCATTAGGGTTATCGCTTCTACTTGCACTATCGATCGTTCAACCGGTTTCGGCTGACAACACCTCATCACAGAAGATGGACATGAAGTCTGGCGCAGCTAAAGTTACGACGTCCAAAGTTAATGCGAAGCTGAACACACAGTTTGAGAACAAGGATTATGTTACTTATTTAGTCAAAATGAAAGAGCAGGTTGATACGACAAAGGTCTCTCAACAGGCCATGGAGCAGGCCACAATTCAGAAGATGACCGCTTCGGCGACGAAGCTATCGGTTCGAACTTCTGTAGTGGGTTCTTTGCGGGAGACTGCTTCACGCACACAATATAATCTGGAACGTTTACTAGAAGAAGAGCTTGAGCTAGGTAAGGTAAAAGAATACAAAAGCTATTTTATCGTTAACTCTCTTGTAGTCACGAGCACAAAGGACGTCATGGAGCAGATTGCCCTTCATTCAGAAGTGGACAAAATCCTTCCGAACGAAGAACGTTTCCTCCAGAAAGTAGAAATCAACAAAGAGAAAGCAGATGAAGCAGCGAAAGCCACCGCAGCAACCGAAAATGTCGAATGGAATATCGATTATATCAATGCACCAGCAGTCTGGGAAAAGGGGATCGACGGGACAGGTATAGTGGTTGCGAACTTAGATAGCGGCGTTGATTACACCCATCCAGCGCTACGCAACCAGTGGAGAGGTATTGATGCTTCAGGTAATATTGTGAACCCTGAGCTTAGCTGGTATGACCCGCACAGCCGTGCATCCCTTCCTGCCGATGGCGACGGTCATGGAACCCACACGATGGGTACGATGGTCGGTGCCGAAGCAGATGGCTCCAATCAGATTGGTGTTGCTCCCGGTGCCAAATGGATTGGTGTTCGTATTTTCAATCCAAGCACAACGGATGCCATCATATTAGACGGCGGACAGTGGTTGCTTGCACCAGTCGATGCTGAAGGTAATCTACATCCGGAGCTTGCGCCGGATGTAGTGAACAACTCATGGGGCGGCGGACCAGGACTAGACGAGTGGTTCCGTCCAATGGTACAAGCTTGGCGTGACGCTCAGATTTTTCCTGAGTTCTCTGCAGGTAACGTCACCTTAACGAATCCGGGTGGTCCTGGTTCGGTCGCGAACCCAGCCAACTATCCAGAGAGCTTTGCGACAGGGGCAACAGATATCAATGGTAATCTGGGCTCGTTCTCCCTTCTAGGTCCATCTCCATATGATGAGATTAAACCGGATGTTGCTGCACCCGGTGTTAACATTCGTTCCGCCGTACCTGGCGGGGGATATGAGGGAGGCTGGGACGGTACGTCCATGGCTGGACCACATACAACAGCACTTGCAGCTCTGCTGCTCCAAGCCAATCATTCTCTGAATGTAGATCAGCTTGAGCAGATTATTATGGACACGGCGACACCCGCAACAGATCAACGATACCCAACCTCACCTAATAACGGGTATGGACACGGAATTATTAATGCTTTGGATGCAGTAGGTTCTGTGGTTGAAGGCATCGGTACAGTCTCTGGCAGAGTCGTTACCGCTGGAGATGATCTGGAAGAGCCTGTATTAGAGCATACGCCGGTTAACTCAGCTTTCTCAGGAATCGACGTTCCACTTACCGCGCACGTTACAGATAATGTGGCTGTGCTGTCGGTTGAGGCTTTTGCTAGAACGAAGGGAACTGACACCTATGTGTATTTGCCGATGCAACGAATTACTGGAGATAGTAAGGACGGCACATATTCGGCAACGATACCTTCATTTTTAGTGGAGTCACCTGGGCTAGAATATTATATTCGAGTTAACGATTATGGCAATAACGGTTTTGATAGTAAAGTGTATGACGTTGCTGTGTCAAATGGCGTTCAACCCGGATATATTCAGGATTTTGAGGAAAATGATCTCGGATTCACTTCCGGAGGGCCTGGAAATACGTGGGCATGGGGGGCACCAACCAGTGGTCCCAAACAGGCATACTCGGGCGAAAAACTGATTGCAACCAATTTGGAAGGTACTTATGCAGCGAATAGTAATGCTTATTTGCTCGCACCGCCCATTGATCTGACCGAAAGTCCAGAAGGGGCTATTCTATCCTTCAAGCATTGGTTCGATCTAGAGAATAACATTGATTTTGGTAAAGTATACATCGCAACAGAAGATCGCGATTTTGCTTTTGAAGAGATACTCAGTTTCACAGGAGCTGGGGGAGATTGGAAAACGCAATTTGTGGATCTAAGAGAATATGCAGGGCAACAGGTGTTTATCAAGTTTAATCTGACAAGTGATAATTCAATTCAAAAAGCAGGCTGGTACATCGATGACTTCTCGATCCAAGCACCAGATGATATTGCCCCGGCAGCACCAAGTGCTTTGTCTGCAACGAAAGACATTTTAGGCAATGTAACCTTGTCTTGGACGGGGCCAGAGGATGAAGACCTGAAGTCTTATGTGGTCTATCGTTCATCAAGCTCTGGTGAAAATTACGAGGCAATCGGCGATACAACGGCAACAACATTTATAGACACCGCGACAGTAACGGATACAACGTATTATTACACCGTTGCGGCGCTAGATTACAGTGGGAATGAAAGTGAGAAATCCAATGAAGCATCCGTGACTGTCGAAGTTCCAGAGGATATCTATACGGATTCGTTCGACGGCGATTCGGATAACGGATGGACACATGCAGGAACCAAGGATGAGTGGGAACGTGGAGTCCCGGTTAATGGACCTGCAAGTGCTGTATCAGCACCGAATGTTTGGGCAACCGATCTGGATAGTACGTATGAGAACGGTTCGAACTACTCTCTCGTATCTCCAGTTGTTGACCTGACAGAGCTTCCTGAAGCTACGCTGACATTTAACCACTGGTATGAGATTGAGGGTGGTTACGATTATGGTTACGTTGAAGCAACAACGGATGGTGGTGCAACATGGTCTGAGCTCGGGAAATTTTCACATAATACGATTGGGAAGCAATGGACTCCGGTATTTTATGATCTGAAAGCACTCACAGGTCATGAAGCTCAATTCCGATTCCGTTTAACCTCGGACAACAGTGTTGTGAAGCAAGGCTGGTACATTGATGATTTTCGTATTCTGGGTATTGCTACCGCTACGGTAACGACTGACCATGCTGTTGTGCTCAGTGGCGACAAGCCAAAACCAGTTTACGACAATCCTTGGTACAAGATCACACGTACGGACAAATATGAGTTTAATAAAACGAAGCAAGAAGCGCCGAAACAAGAACAGCCGCAAGATGGTTCCGTTTCACCACTAAGCTTGCCTGCGAGTGCTACGGTTACCGTGCTGGAGACGGGACGTTCTGTGAAAACAGATTCGGCGACTGGCAGATATAGCTTCACCCATGTCGCAGGAGAGTACACCTTGAAAGCAGAGGCGTACGGATATTATCCACGCACTGAGAGAGTTACCATTACAGATGGTGGCGGCGCGAAAGCCAACTTTAATCTGGAAGCGATACCTCATGGAGAAATTCAAGGTATTGTGACGGATGAACGCTCAGGTAAACCGATTGCTGGAGCAACGGTTCTTGTTCTCGAAGACGCTCAGGTAGGGGCAATTCGTTCCGGTACGGACGGTAGTTTTGTGCTTGAAGTTCTAGAAGGGACATATACACTTTCCGTAGTTGCAACGGATTATTACAGTAAAAAGGTGAACGTAACGGTTCCTGGCAATGGAACAGTGCAATCAAATGTTACGTTGAAGCCGTTTATCGGATTCCCAGGAGAAATTGCTTATGATGATGGAACCGCTGAAAATGCGAGAGCCTTTGTGGCAGCGAATAATGCTTGGGCTGTGCGCATGACACCAGACTTGGCTACGGCTCAACTTACAGGGGCTTCCTTCCGGTTCTGGAATACAGAATGGCCGCTACCAGGTGGTACAGCATTCCAGTACGCTGTGTACGATGCGAGCGGTGCGGCTGGTGCACCTGGACGATTGCTCGCAGGGCCTTTCGATGGGACAGCGCTGCGCAATGATCAGTGGACAACCGTTGAATTCCCTGAATCCGTGGTTGTAGAAGGCGACTTCTACATCGTGTATGTTCAGACAACCGAAGGCACACTAGCGCCTGGACTGGCGACTGACGAAACAGGAGTAAATGCTGGTCGCAGTTGGCAGCGAGTGAATGGTAACTGGACTACCGCACCTGCCGAAGAAGGCAATTATATGATCCGTGCAATCGTTAAATATCCAGTCAATGCACCTGTCATCACGACTTCCGTGAAAGGAACATATACGAATAAAACCAAAATTACCGTGAACGGCACTTCCCCAGCTTCTGGAGCAGAGGCTCGCATCTACAATGGCGGAAAAGTTGTAGGTACGACTCAGGTGGTGAATGGTAAATTCACGCATGAAGTGAACCTTCAGTCAGGAGTGAACGCACTCACGGCAGAGGTAATCGTGAACGGCAAAGCAACGGATCGCTCTCTTCCAGTTGTCGTTATCTTGGACAAGACAGCGCCCGTATTAAACATCCTTACACCTGAAGAGGGAAGTCGCACAAACGCTGAAGTCGTTCATGTTACAGGCAATGTGGTGGAAGCATTCCTGGATACGGTAACCGTGAATGGACAGAAGGTTACCGTTGGCCAAGATCGAAGCTTCAGTCACCGGGTACTTGTGAATGAAGGCAAGAATACCATTACCATTACAGCCAAAGACCTTGCAGGGAATATAACCACGATTACTCGAATCGTACAAGTGGAGACTGTGTTGCCAGAAATAACGAATATAATGCCGGCTGAAGATGTTCGCATTACCTCTGGCGAGAGCGTCACAGTTTCGTTTGAGAGTGCACCGAATTTGCAGGCTTCGTTCCGAATTGAATTGCCGCTCGACCTGCAAGCAAGAGCGGGAATTCCATTGACGGAAAGTTCCCCAGGGCATTATACAGGAACGTATACAACACCTGAATCCTTAGTTCTGGATGGTGGCGTTATCGTGATCAAAGTTCGTGATGCTGCAGGCAATGAAACTGAGATTGAAGCAGCTGGACGTTTGCACGTTTCAGCACCTAACGCTGTCGAGTCACCATCCGAAATTCCTGATACACCAGGAGCAGAGGACGTGGACTCGCCAACAGATGTCGACAATGATGCTGAACCGATCACATAA